The following is a genomic window from Verrucomicrobiales bacterium.
TTACCAGACTGTCTCATTTCGCGGCGGCAGTCTATTTTCACTGGCGTCTTCCCCGGAAATCCTTTACACTTCGTCCATGTTGCGCATCGGTATCTGCTTCAGATCGCCCCGAGTCCTAGGAGCAATGGTGCTCGCCGTCTGCTTGACTGCGAGTATTAACCTGGCCGAGGGTCAAACCACCAAGGTCCCCGAAGTGCCGCCCTTGCCCTTCCTGACCGCCGGATCACAGCCGACCACGAGTTCGGTCAGAACCAATCGCACGGCTTTGACACGTCCAGCCGCGCCCGCGCCTTCGTTAGGTAGCGGCCCGATTCCTTATCTCGGGCTCCCCGCTTCCGGTCCTACGGTTGGCCCCAAGCCTCCGCTTGCTCCGACTCCGCCGCGCACCTATAGCGCAGTGCCCGCCACTCCGCCCCCGCCGTTGCTTCCTCCGAACAGTCTCTCGTGGGATTCGGAGTCGAAGGAGCATCAGGCCAAGATCGGGGAAACCAACGCGCATTTTACGTTTTGGCTCACCAATGTCTGCGATAAAGAGGTGCTGGTGAACTCGGTGAGGACCTCCTGCGGCTGCACCGTGGCGAAACTGCCCGAGACGCCCTGGCGGATCGCTCCCGGAAGCAACGGGCCGATCATGGTCACCGTCGATCTGCGCGGCAAGCGCGGCAAGCTTACCAAGACGGTCACGGTGGACACGACCGCCGGGATCAAGTCGCTCCTGGTCGCTGCTCTCATTCCCGCAGATCCAAACATGGACCCAGCGATGAACCGGTCCCAGAACATGCAGTTGGCTTTGGCGGATCGTCAGGTCGTGTTCCGGGGCGACTGCGCCCGCTGCCACGTCGAACCCACCCGCGGCAAGATGGGCAAAGAACTGTATGCCAATGCGTGCGGAATTTGTCATGAAGCCGAACACCGCGCTTCGATGGTGACGGACCTGAAGACTCTCAAGCACCCCACGAATCTGGAGTATTGGACCCACTGGATCAAGGAAGGCAAACCGAACTCGCTCATGCCTGCGTTCGCTCCTGAACATGGGGGCCCGCTGACCCACGACCAAATCAAGTCGCTCGCGGAATGGCTGACGGAGAATTATAAGGGCAATGTCGCTGCCACCGCCGGATCGGC
Proteins encoded in this region:
- a CDS encoding DUF1573 domain-containing protein, which gives rise to MRIAKSRRGAPDRGRYQTVSFRGGSLFSLASSPEILYTSSMLRIGICFRSPRVLGAMVLAVCLTASINLAEGQTTKVPEVPPLPFLTAGSQPTTSSVRTNRTALTRPAAPAPSLGSGPIPYLGLPASGPTVGPKPPLAPTPPRTYSAVPATPPPPLLPPNSLSWDSESKEHQAKIGETNAHFTFWLTNVCDKEVLVNSVRTSCGCTVAKLPETPWRIAPGSNGPIMVTVDLRGKRGKLTKTVTVDTTAGIKSLLVAALIPADPNMDPAMNRSQNMQLALADRQVVFRGDCARCHVEPTRGKMGKELYANACGICHEAEHRASMVTDLKTLKHPTNLEYWTHWIKEGKPNSLMPAFAPEHGGPLTHDQIKSLAEWLTENYKGNVAATAGSASAAPASTPTPAATPATPSGLKLQ